Proteins encoded together in one Nostoc sp. PCC 7524 window:
- a CDS encoding recombinase family protein, which yields MKIIAYVYTNPLLETSPVSIDWGREVERVYEDLGKRSGLYELLTDCQTESVDCLLVRRLEELGDNLEQVSDRLNQLTGLGIAVIATEQGYNSETPHLGRDLLKLLHQIQYQQRSRRIRQGHARNRLDAAPPPGKPPYGYRRGKGKYTIDRTTSPVVKDFFDQFLLYGSLRGAVRYLAKKYGKKISVTTGRRWLTNPVYRGDTAYQHGEIISDTHIPIISREEAAQVDRLLRRNSRLPSRAASAPRSLAGLVICDQCQSHMTITRVTQRHQDKEYLYLRPISCSQSPKCRAISYQEILECTITKVCRDLPPAVAGLNSPQLDAVKNSLGDAIARQQEILQQLPALVETGVLDPETAQLRAYKLRTEISALQAKLATLPPVNLLSVAQAVSIPQFWLDLSEAERRFYFREFIKQIEIVRQTPDWGLQVIFIF from the coding sequence ATGAAAATTATTGCCTACGTTTACACTAATCCTTTGTTAGAAACTTCTCCTGTGTCGATTGATTGGGGACGGGAGGTAGAACGGGTATATGAGGATTTGGGTAAGCGTTCAGGATTATATGAATTATTGACGGACTGTCAAACTGAATCTGTAGATTGTCTGTTGGTACGTCGTTTGGAAGAATTGGGGGATAATCTAGAACAGGTAAGCGATCGCCTTAATCAACTGACAGGTTTGGGTATAGCTGTAATCGCTACTGAGCAAGGCTACAACTCTGAAACTCCTCATCTTGGCCGAGACTTGCTGAAGTTATTACATCAAATCCAATATCAACAACGTAGCCGACGCATCCGTCAAGGACACGCCCGTAATCGTCTAGATGCTGCACCACCACCAGGTAAACCTCCCTATGGCTATCGTAGAGGTAAGGGAAAGTACACTATAGATCGCACTACTTCACCAGTAGTCAAGGATTTTTTTGATCAATTTTTACTCTACGGTTCTCTGCGGGGTGCGGTGCGTTATCTGGCGAAGAAGTACGGTAAAAAAATCTCTGTCACTACTGGTAGGCGGTGGTTAACAAATCCTGTTTATCGGGGTGATACGGCTTATCAGCATGGGGAAATTATCTCTGACACCCATATTCCAATTATTTCTAGAGAAGAAGCGGCTCAAGTTGATAGGCTTTTACGCCGTAATAGTCGCTTACCATCTCGCGCTGCTAGTGCGCCGCGTTCTTTGGCTGGGTTGGTGATCTGTGATCAATGTCAGTCACACATGACAATTACCCGTGTGACTCAACGCCATCAAGATAAAGAGTATTTGTATTTACGTCCCATTAGTTGTTCTCAAAGTCCTAAATGTCGGGCTATTTCCTACCAGGAAATTTTGGAATGCACAATTACTAAGGTTTGCCGTGATTTACCCCCAGCTGTCGCCGGGTTGAATTCTCCCCAATTGGATGCAGTAAAAAATAGTTTAGGGGATGCGATCGCTCGTCAGCAAGAAATACTCCAACAGTTACCCGCTTTAGTGGAAACTGGAGTTTTAGATCCAGAAACAGCACAGTTAAGAGCTTATAAACTCCGCACAGAAATCTCCGCACTCCAAGCCAAATTAGCTACCCTCCCCCCTGTGAATTTGCTTTCTGTCGCGCAAGCGGTTTCTATTCCCCAATTTTGGTTAGATTTATCGGAAGCAGAACGCAGATTTTACTTTCGGGAATTCATTAAACAAATTGAGATTGTACGTCAAACTCCAGATTGGGGCTTGCAGGTAATTTTCATTTTTTAA
- a CDS encoding VOC family protein translates to MQITQSLHTAILVTDLQASEHFYGKVLGLSKIDRTLKYPGAWYQVGNYQIHLIVASTVPTDNQGEKWGRNPHFAFCVADLEAAKQELLDHNYPIQASASGRAAIFVKDPDGNVVELSQG, encoded by the coding sequence ATGCAGATTACTCAGAGTCTCCATACAGCTATTCTCGTCACTGACTTACAAGCCTCAGAACACTTCTATGGTAAGGTTTTGGGATTATCCAAAATCGACCGCACTTTAAAATATCCTGGTGCATGGTATCAAGTCGGAAACTATCAAATTCACCTGATAGTTGCGTCAACTGTTCCCACAGACAACCAGGGCGAAAAATGGGGACGCAACCCCCACTTTGCTTTCTGTGTGGCAGACTTAGAAGCAGCCAAGCAAGAATTACTCGATCATAATTATCCCATTCAAGCCAGTGCTTCCGGTCGAGCTGCTATCTTTGTTAAAGATCCAGATGGGAATGTGGTGGAGTTGAGTCAAGGGTGA